DNA from Deltaproteobacteria bacterium:
CGGCTCGTTTTTCTTCTGTATCAGGTTCACAACAAGATGCTGCAAACCGCGCAAAACTCCTTGGCGAATTAACACATATCGCAAATGACCATCGCTCAGCGCGTTTTATTTGTGCCATCGCGCTTGTTATTCCTGGGTCTTTAGTAAAGGTAGTTGAGGGTAGATGCGAAGGCATGATCGCTTATGATGAACGCGGCGAGCATGGCTTTGGTTATGATCCCATTTTCATTCCACAAAACATGCAAAAAACCATGGCAGAATTAGATGCTAATGAAAAACATGCAATTAGCCATCGGGGGCGTGCAATAGCTAAGTTATTAGAAATATTAAAATATTAGCCATTAATTTGGCAAATTAGCTATGTCGGTTAACAAAAATTTTGTACCGATCTTTCAATGATTTATTGTGCCTTGACAGTCGTTATCCCGCAGGCGCACCATATTATTGTATACTTTGTTCTATGCAAATTTAGGAGGAATAGAAATAGTTTAGATGGTCTAAGGTGTTTAACCATCTAGCTAGCAACGATGATTCGCGCCAAGGAGTGTTAAAATGCTCGCCAGAAAACAAAAACCAATTCGTACGACCTTAGGCGATCT
Protein-coding regions in this window:
- the rdgB gene encoding RdgB/HAM1 family non-canonical purine NTP pyrophosphatase; this encodes MNNKRLHLATKNQHKLQEFREILKPLGYVVIGLDNIAGYNVVEDGDTFAANAIKKAQVLSDITKEPAIADDSGLVVDALDGAPGVNSARFSSVSGSQQDAANRAKLLGELTHIANDHRSARFICAIALVIPGSLVKVVEGRCEGMIAYDERGEHGFGYDPIFIPQNMQKTMAELDANEKHAISHRGRAIAKLLEILKY